One Rhodothermaceae bacterium genomic region harbors:
- a CDS encoding DUF1080 domain-containing protein, whose amino-acid sequence MKSRVTGILCATCIGLLIALGDVLPVQAQWQTLFDGSTLEGWYQAGPGEFTLEADGSMLSRGGMGLFYYKDKSFRDFELELEWMTNKYTANSGVFVRFPETDDPWVAVNEGYEIQIDDSRDPDHKTGSIFAISKPFRSNPHPVGMWNDFRIRVTGQRYEVWHNGVKVNDYMGNRGREGFIGFQNHDDSSRVAFKNVRIRPIQEDVYGSLAEMMATSEALEEIRVLMLTTTHGFRHGAAIEAQKEAMMALSQTTELRVDTTEDVSMLNPESLADYDVLFLANSTLRLPRPEGAPTPEPAEEMLEGTLANYDVKMMVPDNRIEGKVAISETPDSLTGTVKFNLFPEPASLMSIRLDTDSLGFSWDTGGMGIGRMRLGIEGDSLHGMMILGEMQIPVVGTESEPPPVSYAVTITTPQAPMDALLTLQGSSSVFVFPEGEVPIHDLELREDSVRFHFNIPEFGDFSTAGIIEGDDIQGTITGGFGAMPFSGSSAQGDEPEFEGETLDPDHVDAILAFLEQGKGVAVAHAGLDALYHSEEYREMVGGGLFDSHPWTHSVRVSVENSDTPATRHLSDDFWVHEEIYVLDINPRWNSKVLLSLDTETVELTESVAGPERNDYPLSWIRTHNNGRVFVTALGHFADTWKTPAFLEHVVQGLRMAAGRTETDFSGHRVKEVIADNVWPDDIAVDDQGDVWIAELRGKIHHYDAETGEVTQIAHLQTTDPTNVEHGLFGIEVDPEFYEGSPYIYLYYTEPHTFINTLSRFTHADGALDLESEHVLLRVPTEPQCCHQAGDIEWGPDSTLYLSTGDTGMSEVRPGWKMSKEQLSAFMNTHALKDYHWARIVDSERSAQNLQDLRGKILRINRDGTIPHDNPFFGEPGVRWEIYAYGLRNPYRFKVDPHTNALYIGVVGPDASFDYDEYNISLNGGENFGWPRTLGKLFYNEWTPELIPDYVPPFWEYDYEHGGRSATVGPIYRSDGEYTFGAVLNNQIFVFDWARRWIKYGELVDGTFESDQEEDVRQNVPDIQIPAKRLVNIRMFDTLKDTAPISMEIGPDGSIYVAEFDGFWDAGPDAKVTRYRWIQNSSAPQDQSEN is encoded by the coding sequence ATGAAAAGCAGAGTTACGGGCATTCTATGCGCGACATGTATTGGGCTCCTGATTGCACTGGGAGATGTTTTGCCGGTCCAGGCACAGTGGCAAACTCTCTTTGATGGCTCGACGCTTGAAGGGTGGTATCAGGCAGGGCCTGGAGAATTTACACTGGAAGCGGACGGGTCTATGCTTAGCAGAGGTGGAATGGGCCTCTTCTATTACAAGGATAAGTCATTCCGTGATTTCGAATTAGAGCTTGAGTGGATGACGAACAAGTATACCGCAAATAGTGGTGTGTTTGTGAGATTTCCCGAAACCGATGATCCATGGGTTGCAGTCAACGAAGGGTATGAAATTCAGATTGATGACAGCCGGGATCCCGACCACAAAACTGGCAGCATTTTTGCAATCAGCAAGCCATTTCGTTCAAATCCGCACCCCGTTGGAATGTGGAATGACTTTCGTATTCGTGTCACCGGACAGAGATATGAAGTATGGCATAACGGTGTGAAGGTCAATGATTACATGGGCAATCGGGGCCGAGAGGGCTTTATTGGATTCCAGAATCATGACGATAGTTCACGTGTAGCTTTCAAAAATGTACGGATTCGCCCCATCCAGGAAGATGTTTATGGATCTCTTGCTGAGATGATGGCGACCTCTGAAGCACTCGAGGAAATCCGCGTGCTCATGCTGACCACGACGCATGGATTTCGGCATGGAGCTGCAATTGAGGCGCAGAAAGAAGCCATGATGGCACTGAGTCAAACGACCGAACTTCGTGTGGATACGACAGAAGATGTCAGTATGTTGAATCCAGAGAGCCTTGCTGATTATGATGTCCTTTTTCTGGCGAATTCAACCCTGCGGCTCCCCCGCCCTGAAGGAGCCCCCACTCCAGAACCCGCAGAGGAGATGTTAGAAGGGACATTGGCCAATTACGATGTCAAAATGATGGTCCCAGACAACAGAATCGAGGGAAAGGTTGCTATCAGTGAAACTCCTGACTCGCTTACAGGGACGGTGAAATTCAACCTATTTCCTGAGCCCGCATCCTTGATGAGTATCCGGCTGGATACTGATTCTCTGGGGTTTTCATGGGATACGGGTGGAATGGGTATCGGACGTATGCGGCTCGGAATTGAGGGAGATTCACTACATGGGATGATGATCCTGGGAGAAATGCAAATCCCAGTTGTTGGCACCGAGAGTGAGCCTCCACCGGTAAGCTACGCGGTCACGATCACAACCCCACAAGCCCCGATGGATGCCCTGCTGACCCTTCAAGGAAGTTCAAGCGTCTTTGTCTTTCCAGAAGGAGAGGTGCCAATCCACGACTTGGAGCTACGTGAAGATTCTGTTCGATTCCACTTTAACATCCCCGAATTTGGCGATTTCTCTACGGCAGGAATCATTGAAGGTGACGATATCCAGGGGACGATCACAGGTGGGTTCGGTGCGATGCCCTTTTCTGGCTCCAGTGCCCAAGGAGATGAACCAGAATTTGAGGGAGAGACATTAGATCCAGATCACGTTGACGCTATTCTGGCATTTCTTGAGCAAGGTAAGGGAGTCGCCGTTGCCCATGCAGGACTTGATGCACTTTATCATTCCGAGGAATATCGAGAGATGGTAGGCGGTGGGCTTTTTGACAGCCATCCGTGGACGCACAGCGTTCGCGTTTCTGTAGAAAACTCAGATACTCCAGCAACACGTCATCTGAGTGATGATTTTTGGGTTCATGAAGAAATCTATGTACTGGACATCAACCCCCGTTGGAATTCTAAGGTTTTACTTTCGTTGGATACAGAGACCGTTGAACTGACCGAATCCGTGGCAGGACCAGAACGGAATGACTACCCCCTGAGCTGGATACGTACCCATAACAATGGGCGGGTGTTTGTAACAGCACTCGGACATTTTGCAGATACATGGAAGACGCCAGCGTTTCTAGAACACGTTGTACAGGGTTTGCGCATGGCTGCTGGCCGTACGGAAACAGATTTTTCCGGGCATCGAGTCAAAGAGGTGATTGCAGATAATGTCTGGCCAGATGATATCGCTGTGGACGACCAAGGGGATGTCTGGATTGCCGAACTGCGTGGAAAGATTCATCACTACGATGCGGAGACGGGCGAAGTAACACAGATTGCACACTTACAGACCACAGACCCAACGAACGTAGAACACGGCCTGTTTGGAATTGAAGTAGATCCTGAGTTTTATGAAGGCTCACCATACATCTACCTTTACTACACGGAACCGCATACTTTCATTAATACGCTTTCACGGTTTACCCATGCGGATGGAGCCCTCGATCTTGAATCCGAGCATGTCCTCCTTCGGGTTCCTACCGAACCTCAGTGCTGTCACCAGGCAGGTGATATTGAATGGGGCCCCGATTCGACGCTCTATCTTTCAACCGGTGATACAGGAATGTCTGAAGTACGCCCAGGATGGAAGATGTCCAAAGAGCAATTGTCTGCATTTATGAACACGCATGCTCTCAAGGACTATCATTGGGCACGTATCGTCGATTCGGAACGCTCTGCACAAAATTTGCAGGACCTGCGAGGGAAGATTCTCCGAATTAATCGGGATGGCACAATCCCACATGACAATCCGTTTTTTGGTGAGCCCGGGGTACGCTGGGAAATCTATGCCTATGGCCTTCGCAATCCATATCGATTTAAAGTAGATCCTCACACCAATGCGCTCTATATCGGTGTCGTAGGACCAGATGCTTCCTTTGATTACGACGAGTACAATATCTCCCTAAACGGTGGTGAGAACTTCGGATGGCCTCGAACTCTCGGGAAGTTGTTCTATAATGAGTGGACCCCGGAGTTGATACCTGATTATGTCCCCCCATTCTGGGAGTACGATTATGAGCACGGGGGACGTTCGGCTACAGTTGGGCCGATTTATCGCTCTGACGGCGAGTATACATTTGGCGCGGTCCTGAACAATCAGATCTTTGTGTTTGACTGGGCAAGACGCTGGATTAAGTATGGGGAACTCGTGGATGGGACATTTGAGAGTGATCAGGAAGAAGATGTGCGCCAGAACGTTCCAGATATTCAAATCCCAGCAAAGCGGTTGGTCAACATCAGGATGTTTGATACACTTAAGGATACCGCCCCCATTTCCATGGAGATTGGACCAGATGGGAGCATTTATGTGGCCGAATTTGACGGTTTCTGGGATGCTGGACCTGATGCGAAAGTGACGAGGTATCGTTGGATCCAAAATTCTTCCGCACCACAGGATCAATCAGAGAACTAG